A genomic stretch from Bos mutus isolate GX-2022 chromosome 4, NWIPB_WYAK_1.1, whole genome shotgun sequence includes:
- the TRA2A gene encoding transformer-2 protein homolog alpha isoform X1 — MSDVEENNFEGRESRSQSKSPTGTPARVKSESRSGSRSPSRVSKHSESHSRSRSKSRSRSRRHSHRRYTRSRSHSHSHRRRSRSRSYTPEYRRRRSRSHSPMSNRRRHTGSRANPDPNTCLGVFGLSLYTTERDLREVFSRYGPLSGVNVVYDQRTGRSRGFAFVYFERIDDSKEAMERANGMELDGRRIRVDYSITKRAHTPTPGIYMGRPTHSGGGGGGGGGGGGGGGRRRDSYYDRGYDRGYDRYEDYDYRYRRRSPSPYYSRYRSRSRSRSYSPRRY; from the exons GAGTCTCGCTCTCAGTCAAAATCTCCAACGGGAACTCCTGCTCGTGTAAAATCGGAGAGCAGGTCAGGATCTCGTAGTCCATCAAGGGTTTCCAAACACTCTGAATCCCATTCTCGATCAAGATCAAAATCCAG GTCGAGGTCAAGGAGGCATTCTCATAGACGTTACACTCGATCCAGATCCCATTCTCACTCTCATAGGAGACGATCTCGAAGTAGGTCATATACACCAGAATACCGGCGTCGAAGGAGCCGAAGTCATTCTCCAATGTCTAACCGGAGAAGACATACAGGCAGCAGG GCAAATCCTGATCCCAATACTTGTCTAGGAGTGTTTGGCCTCAGTTTGTACACAACAGAGAGAGATCTTCGCGAAGTATTTTCTCGATATGGACCATTGAGTGGTGTCAATGTGGTTTATGACCAGCGAACTGGACGGTCACGGggatttgcttttgtttatttcgAGAGAATAGATGACTCAAAGGAG GCTATGGAAAGGGCAAATGGAATGGAACTGGATGGTAGAAGAATTCGGGTGGATTATTCTATCACTAAGAGAGCACACACACCAACACCAGGCATATACATGGGCAGACCAACTCA CAGTggtggcggtggcggcggcggcggtggtggaggtggaggaggtggCAGACGTCGAGATTCTTACTATGATCGAGGATATGATCGTGGGTACGACAGATATGAAGACTATGATTACCGGTACAG AAGAAGATCACCTTCTCCTTATTATAGTCGATACAGATCACGATCAAGATCTCGATCCTACAGCCCAA GACGCTATTAA
- the TRA2A gene encoding transformer-2 protein homolog alpha isoform X2, translating to MSDVEENNFEGRESRSQSKSPTGTPARVKSESRSGSRSPSRVSKHSESHSRSRSKSRSRSRRHSHRRYTRSRSHSHSHRRRSRSRSYTPEYRRRRSRSHSPMSNRRRHTGSRANPDPNTCLGVFGLSLYTTERDLREVFSRYGPLSGVNVVYDQRTGRSRGFAFVYFERIDDSKEAMERANGMELDGRRIRVDYSITKRAHTPTPGIYMGRPTHGGGGGGGGGGGGGGGRRRDSYYDRGYDRGYDRYEDYDYRYRRRSPSPYYSRYRSRSRSRSYSPRRY from the exons GAGTCTCGCTCTCAGTCAAAATCTCCAACGGGAACTCCTGCTCGTGTAAAATCGGAGAGCAGGTCAGGATCTCGTAGTCCATCAAGGGTTTCCAAACACTCTGAATCCCATTCTCGATCAAGATCAAAATCCAG GTCGAGGTCAAGGAGGCATTCTCATAGACGTTACACTCGATCCAGATCCCATTCTCACTCTCATAGGAGACGATCTCGAAGTAGGTCATATACACCAGAATACCGGCGTCGAAGGAGCCGAAGTCATTCTCCAATGTCTAACCGGAGAAGACATACAGGCAGCAGG GCAAATCCTGATCCCAATACTTGTCTAGGAGTGTTTGGCCTCAGTTTGTACACAACAGAGAGAGATCTTCGCGAAGTATTTTCTCGATATGGACCATTGAGTGGTGTCAATGTGGTTTATGACCAGCGAACTGGACGGTCACGGggatttgcttttgtttatttcgAGAGAATAGATGACTCAAAGGAG GCTATGGAAAGGGCAAATGGAATGGAACTGGATGGTAGAAGAATTCGGGTGGATTATTCTATCACTAAGAGAGCACACACACCAACACCAGGCATATACATGGGCAGACCAACTCA TggtggcggtggcggcggcggcggtggtggaggtggaggaggtggCAGACGTCGAGATTCTTACTATGATCGAGGATATGATCGTGGGTACGACAGATATGAAGACTATGATTACCGGTACAG AAGAAGATCACCTTCTCCTTATTATAGTCGATACAGATCACGATCAAGATCTCGATCCTACAGCCCAA GACGCTATTAA